The following are encoded in a window of Thiovulum sp. ES genomic DNA:
- a CDS encoding putative membrane-associated protein (PFAM: SNARE associated Golgi protein): protein MEEIITSISTYGYVIIALYSFGGGMLGIIAGAVLASMGELEISIVLIVAGLSNMFGDIFLFYFGKTQKSEIKNYNFFKKNIRKLAYSRILVRKNDLIAIFIQKYLYGVKTIIPVILGLSNYNFSKFAILNFFATVTWSLSVGLGTYFSAEIVRQFMDENSIPAYILPILLLIFLLAIWGFLELKTKRKK, encoded by the coding sequence ATGGAAGAGATAATTACCTCAATTTCCACATACGGATATGTGATAATTGCTCTTTACTCTTTTGGTGGCGGAATGCTCGGAATTATTGCGGGAGCAGTTTTAGCATCAATGGGAGAATTAGAAATCTCAATAGTTTTGATTGTCGCAGGACTTTCAAATATGTTTGGTGATATTTTTCTTTTCTATTTTGGAAAAACACAAAAAAGCGAAATCAAAAACTATAATTTTTTCAAAAAAAATATTCGTAAATTGGCATATTCAAGAATTTTGGTACGGAAAAATGACCTCATCGCTATTTTTATTCAGAAATATTTATACGGTGTCAAAACAATAATTCCTGTGATTTTAGGACTCAGCAATTATAATTTTAGTAAGTTTGCGATTTTGAATTTTTTTGCAACAGTTACTTGGTCTCTTTCAGTTGGTTTGGGAACTTATTTTTCTGCGGAAATTGTCCGACAATTTATGGACGAAAATTCAATTCCTGCTTATATTTTACCAATTCTTTTACTTATTTTTCTTCTTGCTATTTGGGGATTTCTCGAACTTAAAACAAAACGAAAAAAGTAA
- a CDS encoding birA, biotin-(acetyl-CoA-carboxylase) ligase (PFAM: Biotin/lipoate A/B protein ligase family~TIGRFAM: birA, biotin-[acetyl-CoA-carboxylase] ligase region) produces MKIEKLKQIDSTQTFLSNRIRNGLSDEVLFWTEKQTAGIGSRGNEWIGKEGNLFFSFSISANRLPSDLETQSVSIYFAYLFKSHLESLQSNIFLKWPNDFYLKNKVGGVVANLIKETFVIGIGINRFSVENFGKLDLEISNNEILQIFVPKLENLPNWKSVFEKYKKEFEKSRTFETTFENKKISLEEASLNPDGSILLNGKRLYR; encoded by the coding sequence TTGAAAATTGAAAAATTAAAACAAATCGATTCAACTCAAACTTTTCTCTCAAATAGAATTAGAAACGGATTGAGCGATGAGGTTCTCTTTTGGACAGAAAAACAGACCGCTGGAATTGGTAGCCGTGGAAATGAGTGGATTGGAAAAGAGGGAAACCTATTTTTCTCATTCTCAATCTCTGCAAATAGACTTCCGTCCGATTTGGAAACTCAAAGTGTCTCAATATATTTTGCATACCTTTTTAAATCGCATTTAGAAAGCCTTCAATCGAATATTTTTCTAAAATGGCCAAATGACTTCTATTTAAAAAATAAAGTTGGTGGAGTCGTTGCAAATCTAATTAAAGAGACTTTTGTAATTGGAATTGGAATAAATCGTTTTTCAGTCGAAAATTTTGGAAAACTTGACCTTGAAATTTCAAATAATGAAATACTCCAAATTTTTGTTCCAAAATTAGAAAATTTGCCAAATTGGAAGTCTGTTTTTGAAAAATACAAAAAAGAGTTTGAAAAATCAAGAACATTTGAGACGACTTTTGAAAATAAAAAAATATCACTAGAAGAAGCAAGTCTAAATCCTGATGGTTCAATTTTGTTGAACGGAAAGAGACTTTACAGATAA
- a CDS encoding organic radical activating enzyme (PFAM: Radical SAM superfamily), which yields MSIPLSEEFLSIQGEGERAGIPSIFLRFGGCNLQCRGFGVEYFVNGEKRFGCDSYFSVDKDFSSEWKTISKISEFIEILNKYPQNISDVVLTGGEPLLYAKQELFLELLNYLKNSDKTITIETNGTIKIDKKVEFQGIYFSISPKLEVSGEILKKGVSFSAVKSYQKNSEKNFLKFTLRENSEKIHQFRKEFPEIPIYCMALSGDKEELEKNAENVVKFAIEHGYRYSDRLHIRLWGDERGR from the coding sequence ATGTCAATCCCTCTTTCAGAAGAGTTCCTCTCAATTCAGGGTGAGGGCGAACGAGCAGGAATTCCCTCTATTTTTCTCCGTTTTGGTGGTTGTAATTTGCAATGTCGCGGTTTTGGTGTCGAATATTTTGTAAATGGCGAAAAACGATTTGGTTGCGACTCATATTTTTCAGTTGATAAAGATTTTTCCAGCGAATGGAAAACTATAAGTAAAATTTCTGAATTTATAGAAATCTTAAATAAATACCCACAAAATATATCAGATGTTGTTTTAACTGGTGGAGAACCTCTTTTATATGCAAAACAAGAACTTTTTTTAGAACTCTTGAATTACCTAAAAAATAGTGACAAAACTATAACTATTGAAACAAATGGAACAATTAAAATTGACAAAAAAGTCGAGTTTCAGGGGATATATTTTTCAATCTCGCCCAAATTGGAGGTTTCGGGCGAAATTTTAAAAAAAGGAGTCAGCTTTTCAGCAGTGAAATCATACCAAAAAAATTCTGAAAAAAACTTTTTAAAATTTACTTTAAGAGAAAACTCTGAAAAAATCCACCAATTTAGAAAAGAATTTCCCGAAATTCCTATCTATTGTATGGCACTTTCGGGGGATAAAGAGGAATTAGAGAAGAATGCTGAAAATGTTGTTAAGTTTGCAATAGAACACGGATACAGATACAGTGATCGACTCCACATTAGACTTTGGGGAGATGAAAGAGGGCGATAA
- a CDS encoding putative salt-induced outer membrane protein (PFAM: Protein of unknown function, DUF481): MNRYFYFSLLSSTLLFAETATEDNLKTHAELSYMKTTGNSRTESFSLKSEISAVLSEKSEVKGKADAFYATDDLENTIANKKYLEGEYNYIFSKNFYALVKSNYTDDAFSGYDYQLNIGPGLGYRVPFETKKHSLETSLSIQYSQNDPVDDDVDSYSSTEINAKYAWQIREKLKFKQSLSHLVSNDDTDMYFSKSVSAVEYKLSENLSLGTSYTWNYQNHAPAGAEQVDTLFLTSLILDY, translated from the coding sequence TTGAATAGATACTTTTACTTCTCTCTTTTAAGTTCAACTCTGCTTTTTGCTGAAACTGCAACTGAAGATAATCTAAAAACTCATGCTGAACTCTCTTATATGAAAACAACAGGAAATTCAAGAACTGAATCTTTTTCACTTAAAAGTGAGATTTCCGCGGTTCTTTCTGAAAAATCAGAAGTTAAAGGGAAAGCTGATGCATTTTATGCGACCGATGATTTAGAAAATACAATTGCAAACAAAAAATATCTTGAGGGTGAATACAACTATATTTTCTCAAAAAATTTCTATGCACTTGTGAAGTCAAATTATACAGATGATGCCTTTTCAGGATACGATTATCAATTAAATATCGGGCCAGGTCTTGGTTACAGAGTTCCATTTGAGACAAAAAAACACTCTCTTGAAACTTCTCTTTCAATTCAATATTCGCAAAATGATCCCGTTGATGATGATGTTGATTCATACTCTTCGACTGAAATTAATGCAAAATATGCTTGGCAAATCAGAGAAAAGTTGAAATTTAAACAGAGTCTTTCACATCTTGTTTCAAATGATGATACAGACATGTATTTTTCAAAAAGTGTTTCAGCAGTTGAGTATAAATTGAGCGAGAATCTTTCGCTTGGAACAAGCTACACTTGGAATTATCAAAATCATGCTCCGGCAGGTGCGGAACAAGTTGATACACTTTTCTTGACTTCACTAATTTTGGATTACTGA
- a CDS encoding Cytochrome c oxidase cbb3-type, subunit II FixO (PFAM: Cbb3-type cytochrome oxidase component FixQ~TIGRFAM: cytochrome c oxidase, cbb3-type, CcoQ subunit, epsilon-Proteobacterial), with protein MGEIQAYAYFFFTGFLVFILYGYIIHLYRSEKKGTRNYEKYGNIALDDEVSSKPIDKREESEDSKN; from the coding sequence TTGGGTGAGATTCAGGCATATGCCTACTTCTTTTTTACTGGATTTCTTGTTTTTATCCTCTACGGATACATTATTCATCTCTACAGAAGTGAAAAAAAAGGGACTCGAAATTACGAAAAGTATGGGAATATTGCTCTCGACGATGAGGTCTCCTCAAAACCGATAGACAAACGAGAGGAGTCGGAAGACTCCAAAAATTGA
- a CDS encoding Cytochrome c oxidase cbb3-type, subunit I FixN (PFAM: Cytochrome c~TIGRFAM: cytochrome c oxidase, cbb3-type, subunit III), translated as MKNIIIVSVVVSLVLIGVIYSYVGDIIGDDMVNILSMLAAIIILGITVGVGLKYVNQMKNDRASGDLAEENWDGIGEYKNELPNGWAVAFLGTIVWAIWYWFLGYPLWAYSQIGEYNEEVKNHNEKFESKWKNISEDDLNAMGESVFLVNCAPCHGVTGDGMDGKAANLNQRLDATVVEHAIRNGANNGLVNEYMAMPAGLLWNEMEIKQVSNYVANGFTGAGAEVFAANCASCHNVDGSGIPGVGANLKQFTPELITNVLQNGKKGAIGTMPSFKVEDLRLTETQQKAVAAYITNLSGGN; from the coding sequence ATGAAAAATATTATCATTGTATCTGTTGTAGTTTCTCTTGTCCTTATTGGTGTAATCTACTCTTATGTAGGTGATATTATCGGTGATGACATGGTAAATATCCTCTCAATGCTTGCAGCAATTATTATTTTAGGTATCACTGTTGGTGTTGGTCTAAAATATGTAAATCAGATGAAAAATGATCGTGCATCTGGTGATCTTGCTGAAGAGAATTGGGACGGAATTGGCGAATATAAAAATGAGCTTCCAAATGGTTGGGCTGTTGCTTTCCTTGGAACTATCGTTTGGGCTATTTGGTATTGGTTCTTAGGTTATCCGCTTTGGGCTTATTCTCAAATTGGTGAATATAACGAAGAAGTTAAAAATCACAACGAAAAATTTGAAAGCAAGTGGAAAAATATCTCTGAAGATGATTTAAATGCAATGGGTGAATCTGTATTCCTAGTAAATTGTGCTCCATGTCATGGTGTAACAGGCGACGGAATGGACGGAAAAGCTGCAAACTTAAATCAGAGACTTGATGCTACCGTTGTTGAACATGCAATCAGAAATGGTGCAAACAACGGTCTTGTAAATGAGTACATGGCTATGCCTGCTGGTCTTCTTTGGAACGAGATGGAAATTAAACAAGTTTCTAACTATGTTGCAAATGGATTTACAGGTGCGGGTGCTGAAGTTTTCGCTGCAAATTGTGCTTCTTGCCATAATGTAGATGGAAGTGGAATTCCTGGTGTTGGTGCAAACCTTAAACAATTCACTCCTGAACTTATCACGAATGTTTTACAAAATGGTAAAAAAGGTGCGATTGGAACAATGCCAAGCTTTAAAGTTGAAGATTTAAGACTTACTGAGACTCAACAAAAAGCTGTTGCTGCATATATTACAAATTTAAGTGGAGGTAACTAA
- a CDS encoding Cytochrome c oxidase, cbb3-type, mono- and diheme variants FixP (PFAM: Cytochrome C and Quinol oxidase polypeptide I~TIGRFAM: cytochrome c oxidase, cbb3-type, subunit I), with amino-acid sequence MGNQNPLAYDYTVAKLFLYATIFFGIVGMSIGVLIAFQLAFPELNYLFGEYGTFSRLRPIHTNGVAFGFTVSGIFATWYYVGQRVLKVSMAESKFLMTVGKLHFYVYMGTMLLAVISLFAGISTSKEYAELEWPLDLLVVVFWVLWGVSIFGLIGIRRERALYISIWYYIAAFLAVAMLFVFNNMAIPTAIVSGAGDWYHSVSLYAGTNDALVQWWFGHNAVAFVFTTPIVAMIYYFLPKESGQAVYSYKLSLLSFWGLMFVYLWAGGHHLIYSTVPDWMQSMGSAFSIVLILPSWGSAINMLLTMKGEWEQLQTNPLIKFMVLGSTFYMLSTLEGPIQAIKSVNALAHFTDWIPGHVHDGTLGWVGFMIIAAMYHMTPRLFKKELFSKSIMETQFWLQTMGIVLYFSSMWIAGITQGMMWRATDEFGNLSYSFIDTVTVLHPYYTIRAIGGALYLIGVFLWAYNIYKTIQSGRELEDAEVNVNKTPMKGGN; translated from the coding sequence GTGGGAAATCAAAACCCATTAGCTTATGACTATACAGTAGCTAAGTTGTTCCTTTATGCAACTATCTTTTTCGGTATCGTCGGAATGTCAATAGGTGTATTAATCGCTTTTCAATTGGCTTTTCCTGAACTGAACTATCTTTTTGGTGAATATGGAACTTTCAGTAGATTGAGACCAATTCACACAAACGGTGTTGCATTCGGATTTACAGTAAGTGGTATTTTTGCTACTTGGTATTATGTAGGTCAAAGAGTTCTTAAAGTCTCTATGGCTGAATCTAAATTCCTAATGACTGTTGGGAAATTACACTTCTATGTATATATGGGAACAATGCTTCTTGCTGTTATCTCTCTTTTTGCGGGTATTTCAACTTCAAAAGAGTATGCAGAACTTGAGTGGCCACTAGATTTACTAGTTGTTGTTTTTTGGGTTCTTTGGGGTGTTTCAATTTTCGGTCTTATCGGAATTAGACGAGAGAGAGCTTTATATATCTCTATCTGGTATTACATCGCTGCATTCTTAGCTGTTGCTATGCTTTTTGTATTCAACAATATGGCAATTCCAACTGCTATTGTTTCTGGTGCTGGTGATTGGTATCACTCAGTTTCTCTTTATGCTGGAACAAATGATGCTCTTGTTCAATGGTGGTTCGGACACAATGCTGTTGCATTCGTTTTCACAACTCCAATTGTTGCAATGATCTATTACTTCCTACCAAAAGAGTCTGGACAAGCTGTTTATTCTTATAAACTATCGCTACTTTCTTTCTGGGGATTAATGTTCGTTTATCTTTGGGCAGGTGGTCACCACTTGATTTATTCAACAGTTCCTGACTGGATGCAATCAATGGGTTCAGCTTTCTCAATCGTTCTAATTCTTCCATCTTGGGGTTCAGCGATCAATATGCTTCTTACTATGAAAGGTGAGTGGGAACAGTTACAAACAAATCCACTAATCAAATTCATGGTTTTAGGTTCAACTTTCTATATGCTTTCTACACTTGAAGGTCCTATTCAAGCTATCAAATCAGTAAATGCACTTGCTCACTTTACAGATTGGATTCCAGGGCATGTTCATGATGGAACACTTGGTTGGGTTGGATTTATGATTATTGCAGCAATGTATCACATGACACCAAGACTTTTCAAAAAAGAGCTTTTCAGTAAGTCAATTATGGAAACTCAATTCTGGTTACAAACAATGGGTATCGTTCTCTACTTCTCTAGTATGTGGATTGCGGGTATTACTCAAGGTATGATGTGGAGAGCAACTGATGAATTCGGAAACCTCTCTTACTCATTCATTGACACTGTTACAGTTCTTCACCCTTACTACACAATCAGAGCAATTGGTGGTGCTTTATACCTCATCGGTGTATTCCTTTGGGCTTACAACATTTACAAAACAATTCAATCAGGTCGAGAACTTGAAGATGCGGAAGTAAATGTAAATAAAACACCAATGAAAGGAGGAAACTAA
- a CDS encoding LuxS protein involved in autoinducer AI2 synthesis (PFAM: S-Ribosylhomocysteinase (LuxS)) has translation MPLLDSFTVDHTKMNAPAVRLAKKMKTPKDDNITVFDLRFCKPNVEIMSGEGIHTLEHLFAGFMRENLVNEPLEVIDISPMGCRTGFYMSVIGDVPESTIVTAWDKSMHNVLDVKSQSEIPELNEFQCGTCAMHSLDDAKEIAKGVLQKGIGILDNEELKLDLSKI, from the coding sequence ATGCCTCTACTTGACAGCTTCACTGTTGATCACACAAAAATGAATGCTCCTGCTGTTCGACTTGCTAAAAAAATGAAAACTCCAAAAGATGACAATATCACTGTTTTTGATTTGAGATTCTGCAAACCAAATGTTGAAATTATGAGCGGTGAAGGAATCCACACTCTTGAACATCTTTTTGCTGGTTTTATGCGAGAAAATTTAGTTAATGAACCTCTTGAAGTTATTGATATTTCACCGATGGGTTGCCGAACTGGTTTTTACATGTCGGTAATTGGTGATGTTCCTGAAAGCACAATTGTAACAGCTTGGGACAAATCGATGCACAATGTTTTAGATGTGAAATCTCAAAGCGAAATTCCAGAATTAAATGAATTTCAGTGCGGAACTTGTGCAATGCATTCGCTTGATGATGCAAAAGAGATCGCAAAAGGAGTTCTTCAAAAAGGTATTGGAATTTTGGATAATGAAGAGCTGAAATTGGATTTGTCTAAAATTTAA
- a CDS encoding thiamine monophosphate kinase (PFAM: AIR synthase related protein, N-terminal domain~TIGRFAM: thiamine-monophosphate kinase), translating into MNKESYFISKFPKKYIGDDGAIIGKNIYVADGFFENVHFKREWFSLDEIAYKSVSVNVSDIYSMGAIPKYALLTVAIPKNFSKNELDELASGFLRASKDYNFEIIGGDTLSNTKLDISVTLTGELLKSPILRSGAKVGDFIAHTGKLGESKRDLEKLLKSQKIKKSSRFINPKLRGKFILKIANYVSAGLDISDGLYSELEHLSKNSQKNIQLKREIRKQIACSGEEYEFLFTFPKRNQKKIIAIAKHLKIPINLIGKIQKGKPFRNSCKRHHF; encoded by the coding sequence ATGAACAAAGAATCCTATTTTATTTCAAAATTTCCGAAAAAATATATCGGAGATGACGGTGCAATTATTGGTAAAAATATTTATGTAGCAGATGGTTTTTTTGAAAATGTCCATTTTAAACGAGAGTGGTTTTCACTGGATGAAATTGCATACAAATCAGTTTCAGTAAATGTTTCAGATATTTACTCTATGGGAGCAATTCCAAAATATGCACTTTTAACAGTTGCGATTCCAAAGAATTTTTCAAAAAATGAACTCGACGAATTAGCATCAGGTTTTTTAAGAGCTTCAAAAGATTACAATTTTGAGATTATTGGCGGAGATACACTTTCCAATACAAAACTCGATATTTCGGTAACATTGACAGGAGAGCTTTTAAAAAGTCCGATTTTAAGAAGCGGGGCAAAAGTGGGCGACTTCATCGCACATACAGGAAAACTTGGTGAGTCAAAACGGGATTTAGAAAAACTTTTAAAAAGTCAAAAAATCAAAAAGAGTTCAAGATTTATAAATCCAAAGTTACGAGGCAAATTTATTCTAAAAATTGCAAATTATGTTTCGGCAGGACTTGATATTTCTGATGGTTTGTATTCCGAATTGGAACATCTCTCAAAAAACTCACAAAAAAACATACAATTGAAAAGAGAAATACGGAAACAAATCGCTTGTTCAGGTGAAGAGTATGAATTTCTTTTTACATTTCCAAAACGAAATCAGAAAAAAATTATCGCAATTGCAAAACATTTAAAAATTCCAATAAATCTCATTGGAAAAATACAAAAAGGAAAACCATTCCGAAACTCTTGTAAAAGACACCATTTTTGA
- a CDS encoding Cytochrome c oxidase, cbb3-type, CcoQ subunit CcoQ (PFAM: Cytochrome C oxidase, mono-heme subunit/FixO~TIGRFAM: cytochrome c oxidase, cbb3-type, subunit II), with amino-acid sequence MFHWLEQRPFFFAVGVFAVVSFAGLIEIVPNFVEASRPTVGTKPYSGLQLAGRHVYISDSCNACHSQLIRPFKSETDRYGMYSLSGEYAYDRPFLWGSKRTGPDLLRVGNYRTTDWHENHMWEPTSVVPGSIMPAYKHMFSNSADLETAYAEMVTVNSVFGVPYNQPIKMKDGSTETVKLGATFEEERKLMLEEAKLIAADMKNQDVKEAVARGEIPQIVALIAYLNSLK; translated from the coding sequence ATGTTTCACTGGCTTGAACAAAGACCTTTCTTTTTCGCAGTAGGTGTATTTGCGGTTGTCTCTTTTGCGGGTCTTATTGAAATTGTTCCAAACTTTGTTGAGGCTTCTCGACCAACAGTAGGAACAAAACCATATTCTGGACTCCAATTAGCTGGACGACATGTTTATATCAGTGATAGCTGTAATGCTTGTCACTCGCAACTTATTCGACCTTTTAAATCTGAGACTGATCGATACGGAATGTATTCACTTTCTGGTGAGTATGCTTACGATCGACCTTTCCTTTGGGGTTCAAAAAGAACTGGTCCAGACCTTTTAAGAGTTGGAAATTACAGAACAACAGATTGGCATGAAAACCATATGTGGGAGCCAACTTCAGTTGTTCCAGGTTCTATTATGCCAGCATATAAACATATGTTCTCTAACAGTGCAGACCTTGAAACAGCTTATGCTGAAATGGTTACTGTAAATTCTGTTTTCGGTGTTCCTTACAACCAACCTATCAAAATGAAAGATGGTTCTACGGAGACTGTAAAACTCGGAGCAACATTTGAGGAAGAGCGAAAATTGATGCTTGAAGAGGCAAAACTTATCGCTGCTGACATGAAAAACCAAGATGTAAAAGAAGCTGTGGCAAGAGGCGAAATCCCTCAAATCGTAGCACTTATTGCATACTTAAATAGCTTAAAGTAA